In one window of Candidatus Sulfuricurvum sp. RIFRC-1 DNA:
- a CDS encoding non-canonical purine NTP pyrophosphatase codes for MREIIELLHDREVFPYTDLIEGFEIIEDGDTFKENALISGISVDVLGGAPGIYSARYGGEGASDRDNLLKLVKSLKEKNFQTSPAHYTAAIAIVSREGENCVHGWMHGDVITELRGENGFGYDPIFIPSGYVQTLGELASDVKKGLSHRSKGLELAKILIDQIKFLRSHAGSTATK; via the coding sequence GTGCGTGAAATTATAGAATTGCTCCACGATCGGGAGGTTTTTCCTTACACCGATCTGATAGAGGGATTTGAAATTATTGAAGACGGTGACACGTTTAAAGAAAATGCGCTGATCAGCGGCATCAGTGTCGATGTATTGGGCGGTGCTCCGGGGATTTACAGTGCGAGGTACGGCGGAGAGGGTGCGAGCGATCGGGATAATCTTCTTAAACTCGTTAAATCATTAAAAGAAAAAAATTTCCAAACCTCACCTGCCCATTACACGGCGGCAATTGCGATTGTTTCCCGTGAAGGGGAGAATTGTGTGCACGGGTGGATGCACGGGGATGTGATTACTGAACTTCGGGGTGAAAACGGTTTCGGATATGATCCGATTTTCATTCCAAGCGGATATGTGCAGACGTTGGGTGAGTTAGCGAGTGATGTAAAAAAAGGGCTTTCGCACCGTTCCAAAGGGTTGGAGTTGGCGAAGATTTTGATTGATCAGATTAAGTTTTTACGCTCTCACGCCGGAAGCACCGCTACAAAATAA
- a CDS encoding MoaD/ThiS family protein, whose protein sequence is MVTVEFLGPIQKAPLTLEASSLRDVAEALKKDSEMAQWLENCAVAVNDTLVASLDTQLKSGDKVSLLPPVCGG, encoded by the coding sequence ATGGTGACAGTCGAATTTTTAGGACCGATTCAAAAGGCTCCGTTAACTTTGGAAGCTTCATCATTACGTGATGTCGCCGAGGCATTGAAAAAAGATTCCGAAATGGCACAGTGGTTAGAGAACTGTGCGGTAGCGGTTAATGATACGCTGGTCGCATCTCTCGATACACAGCTAAAATCGGGGGATAAGGTATCTTTGCTCCCTCCGGTATGCGGTGGATGA
- a CDS encoding MqnA/MqnD/SBP family protein translates to MIFGKIDFLNLLPFHVFIKRYARSTRFNQSLHYHKGVPSALNREFAMRRIDAAFISSITAKNCRHFGVGIVAQREVLSVLSLPNADKADEDSATSNLLSRILDIHGEVLIGDKALRYYYGGGEHIDLGKIWHERTRLPFVFALLCTHNHTDELKRLSRAFVAKRVKIPYYMLMDASRRSTLSPAQITHYLKFISYKVGIKEERGYKAFVREAKNKRLAPSLGAIRYL, encoded by the coding sequence TTGATTTTCGGAAAAATTGATTTTTTAAATCTCCTCCCCTTCCACGTTTTTATCAAACGCTATGCCCGAAGCACTCGATTTAACCAAAGCCTTCATTATCACAAAGGAGTCCCTTCGGCCCTTAATCGCGAGTTTGCCATGCGTCGGATCGATGCGGCATTTATCTCCAGTATTACCGCTAAAAACTGCCGCCATTTCGGGGTTGGTATCGTCGCACAACGTGAAGTACTCAGCGTCCTCTCTCTCCCCAATGCCGATAAAGCCGATGAGGATTCGGCGACCTCAAACCTCCTCTCACGCATACTCGATATTCATGGTGAGGTGCTGATCGGCGATAAGGCGCTCCGATACTATTACGGCGGAGGGGAACATATTGATCTTGGAAAAATCTGGCATGAACGAACAAGATTGCCGTTTGTCTTTGCACTCCTTTGTACTCACAATCACACAGATGAGCTTAAACGCCTGAGCCGCGCATTTGTCGCCAAACGAGTCAAAATTCCTTATTATATGTTGATGGATGCATCCCGCCGAAGCACTCTTAGCCCCGCACAAATTACCCATTATCTAAAATTTATCAGCTATAAAGTGGGGATAAAAGAGGAGAGAGGATACAAAGCGTTTGTGAGAGAGGCAAAAAACAAAAGATTGGCCCCTTCCTTGGGAGCCATAAGATACTTATAG
- the gltX gene encoding glutamate--tRNA ligase, whose product MVVTRFAPSPTGYLHIGGLRTALLSYLWARRNGGKFLLRIEDTDFSRNDEAAALAIVEAFKWVGLEHDGVIEYQSSRLAIYQEYAQKLLDEGKAYKCYMSKEELDALREEQTMRKERAKYDNRYRDFSGVAPEGREAVIRIKAPLEGSITVHDGVKGDVLFNVADILDDFIIARSDGTPTYNFVVAVDDALMGVTDVIRGDDHLSNTPKQIVVYEALGFPIPRFFHVPMIHNHEGKKLSKRDGATDVMMYKTMGYTPEALLNFLVRLGWSHGDQEIFSMAEMLELFDPSDINRSASVYNVEKLDWLNSHYIKNMSNDKLCELLEFHGVMLVSHDKREILLDALKERAKTLVEMATLINEILVRPALFDEAALKKGYKEESKAILEAFAQALKNTTELHLPSDYHHVMESVVAQLEIGFGKIGQPLRVALMGKLSGPGLDSVMAIIGVDETLARIDALLKY is encoded by the coding sequence ATGGTAGTAACCAGATTTGCCCCAAGCCCGACGGGATATTTACACATCGGCGGATTGCGTACCGCCCTTCTTAGTTACCTTTGGGCACGACGTAACGGCGGAAAGTTTTTACTTCGTATCGAAGATACCGATTTTAGCCGAAATGATGAAGCGGCAGCCCTTGCGATCGTCGAAGCGTTTAAATGGGTCGGATTAGAACATGACGGCGTAATCGAGTATCAATCGAGCCGTTTGGCAATCTACCAAGAGTACGCCCAAAAGCTCCTCGATGAAGGGAAAGCGTACAAGTGCTATATGTCCAAAGAGGAGCTTGATGCACTTCGCGAAGAGCAGACGATGCGCAAAGAGAGAGCAAAATACGACAACCGATATCGTGATTTTAGTGGAGTAGCACCTGAAGGGCGTGAAGCGGTTATCCGTATCAAAGCTCCGTTGGAAGGTTCTATTACGGTGCATGATGGAGTCAAAGGGGATGTTCTTTTCAATGTAGCCGATATTTTGGATGATTTTATCATTGCCCGCTCTGACGGTACCCCGACCTATAACTTCGTCGTTGCTGTCGATGATGCCCTGATGGGAGTGACCGATGTAATACGAGGAGACGATCACCTCTCCAACACTCCAAAACAGATCGTCGTCTATGAGGCGCTCGGGTTTCCGATCCCCCGCTTTTTCCATGTCCCGATGATCCACAATCACGAGGGTAAAAAACTCTCGAAACGTGACGGTGCGACCGATGTCATGATGTATAAAACGATGGGGTATACCCCTGAAGCGCTACTCAACTTCCTCGTCCGTTTGGGATGGAGTCATGGCGATCAGGAGATATTCTCGATGGCGGAGATGTTGGAACTTTTCGATCCGAGCGATATTAACCGCTCCGCATCAGTTTACAACGTCGAGAAACTCGATTGGCTCAATAGCCATTACATTAAAAATATGTCTAACGACAAATTGTGCGAACTTTTGGAGTTTCACGGGGTCATGCTGGTAAGCCACGATAAACGTGAAATTTTGCTCGATGCGCTAAAAGAGCGTGCAAAAACATTGGTCGAGATGGCAACGCTGATCAATGAGATTTTGGTTCGTCCTGCGCTCTTTGATGAAGCGGCTCTTAAAAAAGGGTACAAAGAAGAGAGTAAAGCGATTTTGGAAGCTTTTGCCCAAGCGCTTAAAAATACTACAGAGCTTCATCTCCCGAGTGATTATCATCATGTGATGGAGAGTGTAGTAGCACAGTTGGAGATTGGGTTCGGGAAAATCGGTCAGCCGTTACGTGTTGCGCTGATGGGGAAACTATCGGGACCCGGGCTGGACAGTGTTATGGCGATTATCGGTGTCGATGAGACGTTGGCACGGATTGATGCGCTGTTAAAATACTAG
- a CDS encoding peptidylprolyl isomerase produces the protein MRSITLSALLATFLWSAPIGGVAVLVKNTPITLFEVQQEMKQSGTNATQSADNLIRKKLEQLEAGEKKITVSTTEINEELTRMAAQNNLSMEQFLNAMQSVRGLSEKDLKAKVEESIKGQKLYSAIAFSKMGQPTAEEEAEYYQLHLDEFSRPESFEVTAYLSASQEALAAKIADPMRHVEAIQTKDESIPFGKINPQLAQLLNKTPNGSFSPIIPNGQNSFMSFYMRDKLNVVTENLESLRPQISNAIIGEKRNQVLNDYFTRLRLSADIKVLRLPE, from the coding sequence ATGCGTTCGATTACCCTTTCTGCGTTACTCGCCACTTTTTTATGGAGCGCCCCTATCGGCGGTGTGGCAGTATTGGTCAAAAACACCCCTATCACCCTTTTCGAGGTACAGCAAGAGATGAAACAAAGTGGCACAAACGCTACACAAAGTGCCGACAACTTGATTCGCAAAAAGCTTGAGCAACTCGAAGCCGGAGAGAAAAAAATCACCGTTTCCACAACCGAAATCAACGAAGAGTTAACCCGCATGGCAGCCCAAAACAACCTCTCTATGGAGCAGTTTTTAAATGCAATGCAGAGTGTACGCGGGCTCAGCGAAAAAGATCTTAAGGCCAAAGTCGAAGAGAGTATCAAAGGACAAAAGCTCTATAGCGCTATTGCATTTTCTAAAATGGGCCAACCAACGGCTGAGGAAGAAGCAGAATATTATCAACTCCATCTCGATGAGTTTTCACGTCCTGAGAGTTTTGAGGTAACCGCCTATCTTTCTGCTTCCCAAGAAGCATTAGCAGCAAAAATTGCCGATCCGATGCGTCATGTTGAAGCCATTCAAACCAAAGACGAGTCTATCCCTTTTGGAAAAATCAATCCTCAGTTGGCTCAACTCCTGAACAAAACGCCCAATGGCAGCTTCAGCCCTATCATCCCTAATGGGCAAAATAGTTTTATGAGCTTTTACATGCGCGATAAACTGAACGTTGTTACCGAAAATCTCGAATCGTTGCGTCCTCAAATTTCAAATGCAATTATTGGTGAAAAACGAAATCAGGTTTTGAATGACTATTTTACGCGTTTACGTCTAAGTGCGGATATAAAAGTTTTGAGATTACCGGAGTAA
- a CDS encoding molybdenum cofactor biosynthesis protein MoaE, producing the protein MLELYEGALNVSEIITRWYSEEAEYNYGAYIPFIGTVREEDGIEGLSFDLYEPILGAWFEAWQAKAEPLGAKLKMAHSRGDVLVHESSYIAAVFSPKRRVALETIEKFVEDFKASAPIWKYDLKNGERLYAADRSTAIAGAGILGGKI; encoded by the coding sequence ATGCTGGAGCTTTATGAGGGAGCGCTTAACGTTTCCGAAATTATCACGCGGTGGTACTCCGAAGAAGCGGAGTACAACTACGGTGCATATATTCCGTTTATCGGGACGGTACGTGAAGAAGACGGGATCGAAGGGCTCAGTTTTGATCTCTATGAACCGATACTGGGCGCATGGTTTGAAGCATGGCAAGCCAAAGCGGAACCGCTTGGTGCAAAGCTCAAAATGGCTCATAGCCGAGGGGATGTATTGGTGCATGAATCCTCATATATCGCAGCGGTATTTTCACCAAAACGACGTGTAGCGTTGGAGACGATTGAGAAATTTGTCGAAGATTTTAAAGCCTCCGCCCCCATTTGGAAATACGACCTTAAAAATGGAGAGCGTCTTTACGCAGCGGATCGTTCAACAGCGATTGCAGGTGCGGGAATTTTGGGAGGAAAGATATGA
- a CDS encoding molybdopterin molybdotransferase MoeA, which translates to MISYETSQNMITLLSIGSIRSEQIFLTHALGRILAEDIVADSDYPLHPTSAMDGYAILHSDLEEYVSLEILGDNPAGADEIGFVISGACIKTFTGSLMPQGTDTLIPIENVRVEGSKIIIEKPVPFGFAVRPIGESYREGEILISKGTKIGFAEIGVLAGINRVMIRVAQRPRVAIIATGSEILDIGETARHAGQIRSSNSYTLQALVDSLGGESVQMGIVGDDKAAIMERFEEAISSCDIVVSTGGVSVGDYDFVKHIVPKLGAEVIFKGVNIKPGQHVMVAQRGSKFIVSLPGFAYSSTVTFILYAAPLMARMMGIENPNDVIEATLKVPFAKRSNKSEFTACNLSFVDGRYWVDFEGKKSGSSAILTNLLGNAGLMICGEEDGDLEAGTLVRVIKL; encoded by the coding sequence ATGATCTCCTATGAAACGTCTCAAAATATGATCACTCTTCTTAGTATCGGGAGTATCCGCAGTGAGCAAATTTTTCTGACTCACGCGTTAGGTCGGATTTTGGCGGAAGACATTGTCGCCGACAGCGATTATCCTCTCCATCCTACGTCAGCGATGGATGGGTATGCGATCCTCCACAGTGATTTGGAAGAGTATGTGTCACTCGAAATCCTCGGAGATAACCCCGCCGGAGCCGATGAGATTGGTTTCGTTATAAGCGGAGCGTGTATCAAAACCTTTACCGGATCGCTCATGCCGCAGGGAACCGACACATTGATTCCGATTGAGAATGTACGTGTTGAGGGATCAAAGATTATAATCGAGAAACCGGTTCCATTCGGATTTGCCGTCCGTCCGATCGGCGAGAGTTACCGAGAGGGTGAAATATTGATTTCCAAAGGGACGAAGATCGGGTTTGCCGAGATCGGTGTTTTGGCCGGGATCAATCGGGTGATGATCCGTGTAGCACAACGCCCCCGTGTTGCGATCATCGCAACGGGGAGTGAGATTCTCGACATTGGTGAAACTGCTCGTCATGCAGGACAGATCCGAAGTTCCAACAGCTATACCCTTCAAGCTCTTGTCGATTCTCTCGGAGGCGAGAGTGTACAGATGGGGATTGTCGGAGATGATAAAGCGGCCATTATGGAGCGATTTGAAGAGGCGATCAGCTCGTGCGACATTGTGGTGAGTACGGGTGGAGTGAGTGTCGGCGATTACGATTTCGTCAAACATATCGTCCCCAAACTCGGTGCTGAGGTAATCTTCAAAGGGGTTAATATCAAACCGGGGCAGCACGTGATGGTGGCTCAACGGGGATCGAAGTTCATTGTCTCTCTCCCTGGGTTTGCCTACTCCTCGACCGTCACATTTATTCTTTATGCCGCACCGCTTATGGCACGGATGATGGGAATTGAAAATCCCAACGACGTGATCGAAGCTACTCTCAAAGTGCCGTTTGCGAAACGTTCCAATAAAAGCGAATTTACCGCCTGCAACCTTAGTTTTGTCGATGGGCGATACTGGGTCGATTTTGAGGGGAAAAAGAGCGGAAGCTCTGCCATTTTGACGAATCTTCTTGGAAATGCGGGACTTATGATTTGCGGTGAAGAGGATGGGGATTTAGAGGCGGGGACGCTAGTGAGGGTGATAAAACTCTAA
- the accB gene encoding acetyl-CoA carboxylase biotin carboxyl carrier protein, which yields MDMKQIKALLQEFDASTLSKLKITQDAFSIELEKNIGVVAAPVMAAPIAVATTAVAAPVAVEAAAPVHTGDMIVSPMVGTFYGSPSPDSAPFVKVGDRVKKGQVIGILEAMKIMNELEAEFDCKIVSILVSDSQAVEYDMPLFAVEKL from the coding sequence ATGGATATGAAACAAATCAAAGCACTTTTGCAAGAGTTTGACGCAAGTACTCTTTCAAAATTAAAAATTACTCAAGACGCTTTTTCGATTGAACTTGAAAAAAATATCGGTGTTGTTGCAGCACCGGTAATGGCAGCACCTATAGCGGTTGCTACGACTGCAGTTGCAGCACCTGTAGCCGTTGAAGCAGCAGCTCCTGTGCATACTGGCGACATGATCGTTTCCCCAATGGTCGGGACATTTTATGGCTCTCCTTCTCCTGATTCAGCTCCCTTTGTCAAAGTGGGCGACCGTGTAAAAAAAGGTCAAGTCATCGGTATTCTTGAAGCGATGAAAATTATGAATGAACTTGAGGCTGAGTTCGATTGTAAAATTGTAAGCATTCTTGTTTCTGATTCTCAAGCGGTTGAATACGATATGCCACTTTTCGCGGTCGAGAAACTCTAA
- a CDS encoding 3-oxoacyl-[acyl-carrier-protein] synthase III C-terminal domain-containing protein, with translation MKKDVFIVGVKSVFPKIYNSVDVIDKLYSEKLSSAKVNKFATRLGSNVQIKNRAISIDLEQFPRIVVPDENSPVLWASGIIKSFSDTIRDDSKIEFMSISYNASSHAVTLPNLTCQIAHESALDLAYPPEEIVNYGCTSGIFSIQSAVNFCQKNDSLATVFAFEQTSWTFKPLYDASDINFRASLRTHAIFGDGGAGLLLASGAEAEHFDKKLKIIDIKLDYQYGDVIKMEDGAFFTGDGVKDVMPKLVSQNIIKPILQRNGLKIEEVAEWSLHQGGLPVVDSFMSQEVLGLSEEQVEISKKMFVEYGNISTPSNFVVLEHHLEQGKGQIGDYGLIVGFGAGYYFGAVLYQHC, from the coding sequence GTGAAAAAAGATGTTTTTATCGTTGGTGTAAAATCGGTATTTCCAAAAATTTATAATTCTGTTGATGTAATTGATAAATTGTATAGCGAAAAACTTTCTTCTGCAAAAGTAAATAAATTTGCGACAAGGCTTGGATCAAATGTCCAAATTAAAAATCGAGCTATCAGTATTGATTTGGAACAATTCCCCCGCATTGTAGTTCCTGATGAAAATTCTCCGGTTTTATGGGCAAGCGGTATCATTAAAAGTTTTTCAGACACTATCCGCGATGATAGTAAAATTGAATTCATGTCAATCTCTTATAATGCAAGCTCACATGCGGTAACTCTTCCTAATCTTACGTGTCAAATTGCTCATGAATCTGCACTTGACTTAGCCTATCCTCCTGAGGAGATTGTCAATTATGGGTGTACCTCGGGTATTTTTTCCATCCAATCTGCGGTTAATTTCTGTCAAAAAAATGATTCTTTGGCAACGGTTTTTGCATTTGAACAAACATCATGGACATTCAAGCCGCTTTACGATGCGTCAGATATAAATTTTAGAGCATCTTTGCGAACACATGCTATTTTTGGAGACGGTGGTGCCGGATTACTCTTAGCTAGTGGAGCTGAAGCCGAACATTTTGATAAAAAGCTAAAAATCATCGATATAAAATTGGATTACCAATATGGGGATGTAATCAAAATGGAAGATGGCGCTTTTTTCACAGGTGATGGCGTAAAGGATGTTATGCCAAAGCTCGTGAGTCAAAATATTATCAAACCAATTTTACAGCGAAACGGACTGAAGATAGAAGAGGTCGCTGAATGGTCGTTGCATCAAGGCGGCTTACCTGTTGTTGATAGCTTTATGAGTCAAGAAGTACTAGGATTAAGTGAAGAGCAAGTAGAAATATCAAAAAAAATGTTTGTTGAATACGGCAACATCAGTACGCCAAGCAATTTTGTTGTTTTAGAACATCACTTAGAACAGGGCAAAGGACAAATTGGGGACTATGGCTTAATCGTTGGATTTGGTGCCGGTTATTATTTCGGAGCGGTCCTTTATCAACACTGCTAA
- a CDS encoding MFS transporter, producing the protein MFKTVLPLSAILSLRFFGLFLVLPVLSAYALNLEGSTPFLVGVIVGGYALTQAIFQVPFGVMSDKIGRKPTLLVGLVIFLVGSIICAVSTDIYTLMAGRFLQGAGAIGAVIPAMISDLVHEESRGKAMALMGGTIAISFALAMAAGPVISAYAGVASLFWITAVLSILAMLVLFTKVPTPPRIRHIYHSTTTTADILKDPNLLSMIITNGMQKGLMTVAFVLIPILLLDSAGIFKWEAKELWQVYVPAMLMGLIAMGPAAVFGEKYNKPREIFLLSIVLFIVAFTLLGFATKGWEFVLGVIAFFMAFNMMEPLVQSMISKYARVHQKGAALGIANGVAYFMTFIGGAVAGIALQYSTRETLAIGLIVVTTLWLLWTFKMSNPHRYSHLYISVDHVDMEKLGNLEHEHIAEWYINETENIVAVKYRKDMVEEEAIKAKIVK; encoded by the coding sequence GTGTTTAAAACGGTTCTCCCGCTCTCAGCAATTCTTTCACTCCGATTTTTCGGTCTTTTTCTCGTTCTTCCCGTCCTCTCGGCTTATGCCTTGAATCTCGAAGGTTCAACTCCATTTTTAGTCGGTGTTATCGTCGGCGGCTATGCCCTCACCCAAGCGATTTTCCAAGTTCCGTTCGGAGTAATGAGTGATAAAATCGGTCGTAAACCGACACTCCTCGTCGGACTCGTCATTTTCTTGGTCGGTTCTATCATCTGTGCCGTGAGTACCGACATCTATACTCTGATGGCAGGACGTTTTTTACAAGGAGCCGGAGCCATCGGTGCTGTAATCCCCGCCATGATCAGCGATCTCGTCCATGAAGAGTCTCGCGGTAAAGCGATGGCACTGATGGGGGGAACCATCGCAATCAGTTTCGCCCTTGCTATGGCTGCCGGTCCTGTTATCAGTGCCTATGCAGGTGTCGCATCACTGTTTTGGATCACTGCGGTGCTCTCTATATTGGCGATGCTCGTCCTCTTTACGAAAGTCCCTACCCCTCCGCGTATCCGCCATATTTACCACTCTACCACTACCACGGCAGATATCCTCAAAGATCCGAATCTCCTTAGTATGATTATCACCAACGGAATGCAAAAAGGGCTTATGACGGTTGCGTTCGTCCTCATTCCGATCCTCCTGTTGGACAGTGCGGGTATTTTCAAATGGGAAGCCAAAGAGCTATGGCAGGTATATGTTCCGGCAATGCTAATGGGACTCATCGCGATGGGACCGGCAGCCGTGTTCGGTGAAAAATACAACAAACCGCGCGAAATCTTTTTGCTCTCTATCGTCCTCTTTATCGTCGCGTTTACCCTATTAGGATTTGCAACCAAAGGGTGGGAGTTTGTCCTCGGAGTCATTGCCTTTTTTATGGCGTTTAATATGATGGAGCCACTGGTTCAGTCGATGATTTCAAAATACGCCCGTGTTCATCAAAAAGGGGCGGCTCTCGGGATTGCTAACGGAGTCGCCTATTTCATGACGTTTATCGGCGGAGCCGTTGCCGGTATCGCCTTACAATACTCAACACGTGAAACGTTGGCCATCGGGCTGATTGTCGTAACAACACTCTGGCTTTTGTGGACGTTTAAAATGTCGAATCCGCACCGATATTCTCATCTTTATATCTCTGTCGATCATGTAGATATGGAGAAACTGGGTAACTTGGAACATGAGCATATTGCGGAGTGGTATATCAATGAGACCGAAAATATCGTCGCGGTCAAATATCGTAAAGATATGGTTGAAGAAGAGGCTATTAAAGCGAAAATCGTTAAGTAA
- a CDS encoding acetyl-CoA carboxylase biotin carboxylase subunit, translated as MAEIKRILVANRGEIALRAIRTIKEMGKEAVAVYSTADKEASYLKLADAAICIGGAPSSQSYLNIPAIIAACEISGCDAVFPGYGFLSENQHFVEICTHHGIKFIGPTPEVMVMMSDKSKAKDVMIAAGVPVVPGSDGAIKDIAEAKVRAKEVGYPVILKAAAGGGGRGMRVVEDESYIENAFLAAEAEAIGAFGDGTIYMEKFIKNPRHIEVQVIADSHGNVLHIGERDCSMQRRHQKLIEESPAVALTPEIRAELHASAVRATKYIKYEGAGTFEYLLDADKKFYFMEMNTRLQVEHTVSEMVSGLDLIEMMIRVAEGEALPSQESVVLTGHSIECRITAEDPIKFLPSPGKITQWIAPGGRNVRIDTHAHAGYIVPSTYDSMIGKLIVYGKDRDEAIARMHRALSEFTITGIRTTIPFHAKMMQNPDFINNNFDTKYLENYQG; from the coding sequence ATGGCGGAAATCAAACGTATATTAGTGGCCAATCGGGGCGAAATCGCTCTGCGTGCCATCCGAACAATCAAAGAGATGGGGAAAGAAGCAGTAGCAGTTTATTCGACTGCTGATAAAGAGGCTTCCTATCTTAAACTTGCGGATGCGGCGATTTGTATCGGCGGGGCTCCAAGTTCTCAAAGTTACCTCAATATCCCCGCAATTATTGCTGCGTGTGAAATTAGCGGATGTGACGCGGTATTTCCGGGTTACGGATTTTTGAGTGAAAATCAACATTTTGTTGAGATTTGTACCCATCACGGAATTAAATTTATCGGGCCGACTCCTGAAGTTATGGTGATGATGTCCGATAAATCCAAAGCGAAAGATGTCATGATCGCCGCAGGTGTTCCGGTTGTTCCGGGATCTGATGGCGCTATCAAAGATATCGCCGAAGCAAAAGTTCGCGCCAAAGAGGTCGGTTATCCGGTTATCCTCAAAGCGGCAGCCGGCGGCGGCGGACGCGGGATGCGCGTTGTCGAAGATGAAAGTTATATTGAAAACGCATTTTTAGCGGCAGAAGCGGAAGCGATCGGCGCATTCGGTGACGGCACGATTTACATGGAGAAATTCATTAAAAATCCTCGCCATATTGAAGTACAAGTGATTGCCGACAGCCATGGAAATGTATTACATATCGGTGAGCGTGACTGTTCCATGCAGCGTCGTCACCAAAAGCTGATCGAAGAATCACCCGCCGTTGCCCTAACCCCTGAAATTCGTGCTGAATTACACGCGTCAGCGGTTCGTGCTACCAAGTATATTAAATACGAGGGCGCAGGGACATTTGAATATCTTCTTGATGCCGATAAAAAGTTCTATTTTATGGAGATGAATACCCGTCTTCAGGTAGAGCATACTGTTTCTGAGATGGTAAGCGGTTTGGATTTGATCGAGATGATGATACGTGTTGCTGAGGGAGAAGCTCTTCCATCACAAGAGAGCGTTGTCCTCACTGGGCATTCAATCGAGTGTCGTATTACAGCAGAAGACCCTATTAAATTCTTGCCAAGTCCGGGAAAAATCACTCAGTGGATCGCTCCGGGCGGACGTAATGTTCGTATTGATACTCATGCTCATGCGGGTTATATCGTCCCCTCGACGTATGACTCAATGATCGGAAAGCTTATTGTTTACGGAAAAGATCGTGATGAAGCGATTGCACGGATGCACCGTGCATTGAGCGAATTTACGATTACGGGGATTCGAACAACGATCCCTTTTCATGCAAAAATGATGCAAAACCCCGATTTTATCAACAATAACTTCGATACCAAATACCTCGAAAACTATCAGGGGTAA
- a CDS encoding undecaprenyl-diphosphate phosphatase — protein sequence MTLFDALILGALEGVTEFLPISSTGHLILASQLLGLEQTNAHKAFEVSIQLGSILAVLFLYAKRLLQDKTLWLKIGVAFLPAGALGFLFYKQIKALFGVETVSIMLIAGGIVFLAFEYLRRDKPIDSGKDITELTFKEAFTIGVFQSLSMIPGTSRSGATLIGGLIMGLSRKSAAEFSFLLAIPTMIIATAYDLIKHRNEMVVDDYFMLSIAFITAFVFALATVKLFVAFVSRHTFTPFAIYRIVVGIIFFYFVAVLPA from the coding sequence GCGCGCTGGAGGGAGTCACCGAATTTCTCCCGATCTCTTCAACAGGACATCTTATCCTCGCTTCACAATTGTTGGGATTGGAGCAAACCAATGCCCATAAAGCCTTCGAGGTTTCCATCCAACTCGGAAGTATCCTCGCCGTCTTATTTTTATACGCCAAAAGACTCCTCCAGGATAAAACACTGTGGCTGAAAATCGGTGTCGCTTTTTTACCGGCAGGGGCTTTGGGATTTTTGTTTTACAAACAGATTAAAGCCCTTTTCGGAGTAGAAACAGTGAGTATTATGCTCATCGCTGGAGGGATAGTATTCTTAGCTTTCGAGTATCTTCGCCGTGACAAACCCATCGATTCAGGAAAAGATATCACCGAGCTTACCTTCAAAGAGGCCTTTACCATCGGCGTCTTTCAAAGCCTCTCGATGATCCCCGGAACCAGCCGCTCCGGTGCAACCCTTATCGGCGGATTGATTATGGGACTCAGCCGAAAAAGTGCCGCAGAATTTTCGTTTCTCCTCGCCATTCCGACGATGATCATCGCTACCGCCTACGATCTCATCAAGCACCGCAATGAAATGGTCGTGGATGATTATTTTATGCTCTCCATTGCGTTTATAACGGCGTTTGTATTTGCCCTCGCAACGGTCAAACTTTTTGTCGCCTTCGTCAGCCGCCACACCTTTACCCCGTTTGCGATTTATCGAATCGTTGTCGGAATCATTTTCTTTTATTTTGTAGCGGTGCTTCCGGCGTGA